A window from Cyprinus carpio isolate SPL01 chromosome A11, ASM1834038v1, whole genome shotgun sequence encodes these proteins:
- the LOC109104448 gene encoding opticin-like isoform X1, translating to MAVHRQKSKMALYLVWTIMGFSLSAPPVVLGPTAYDLENYDDSDTWDLNTYGETDDFNDMDEEVGTLAPPPAVTQPPALVPPEDYVEEVTLPPCPTKSLVPSTLDFHGPGLFGPDTGLGMPSCLLCVCISGSVYCDDSDLTQIPPLPKETTHFYARFNKITEVRATDFINLNQLKRIDLSGNQIRKEIKDAFRSLLQLQDLMLADNNIHVLPELPATLKHIDVRNNQLRSSGMHAEAFKVRRQPVGFLMFLK from the exons ATGGCTGTTCACAGACAAAAATCAAAG ATGGCACTGTACCTTGTTTGGACCATAATGGGCTTTAGTCTAAGTGCCCCTCCAGTTGTTTTGGGCCCTACAGCATATGACCTGGAGAATTATGATGACTCAGACACATGGGATCTAAACACGTACGGAGAGACAGATGATTTTAATGACATGGATGAGGAG GTTGGGACGCTGGCTCCTCCTCCAGCAGTCACTCAGCCACCTGCTTTAGTTCCTCCAGAGGACTATGTGGAAGAAGTGACACTGCCTCCCTGTCCGACAAAGTCACTTGTCCCTTCCACTCTAGACTTCCATGGTCCGGGCCTGTTTGGGCCTGACACAGGCTTAG GGATGCCCTCctgcctgctgtgtgtgtgcatcagtggCAGTGTGTACTGTGATGACTCAGATCTGACTCAGATTCCCCCTCTCCCCAAAGAAACCACACACTTCTACGCTCGGTTCAACAAGATCACAGAGGTCAGGGCCACAGACTTCATCAATCTCA ATCAGCTGAAACGGATTGACCTCAGTGGAAACCAGATACGTAAAGAGATCAAGGATGCTTTTCGTTCACTGCTTCAGCTTCAGGATCTCATGTTGGCCGACAACAACATCCATGTCCTTCCAGAACTCCCAGCTACCCTCAAGCACATCGATGTTCGCAATAACCAGCTGAGGAGTTCAGGTATGCATGCAGAGGCCTTTAAGGTACGTAGACAACCAgtaggatttttaatgtttctgaaataa
- the LOC109104448 gene encoding opticin-like isoform X2, with product MAVHRQKSKMALYLVWTIMGFSLSAPPVVLGPTAYDLENYDDSDTWDLNTYGETDDFNDMDEEVGTLAPPPAVTQPPALVPPEDYVEEVTLPPCPTKSLVPSTLDFHGPGLFGPDTGLGMPSCLLCVCISGSVYCDDSDLTQIPPLPKETTHFYARFNKITEIS from the exons ATGGCTGTTCACAGACAAAAATCAAAG ATGGCACTGTACCTTGTTTGGACCATAATGGGCTTTAGTCTAAGTGCCCCTCCAGTTGTTTTGGGCCCTACAGCATATGACCTGGAGAATTATGATGACTCAGACACATGGGATCTAAACACGTACGGAGAGACAGATGATTTTAATGACATGGATGAGGAG GTTGGGACGCTGGCTCCTCCTCCAGCAGTCACTCAGCCACCTGCTTTAGTTCCTCCAGAGGACTATGTGGAAGAAGTGACACTGCCTCCCTGTCCGACAAAGTCACTTGTCCCTTCCACTCTAGACTTCCATGGTCCGGGCCTGTTTGGGCCTGACACAGGCTTAG GGATGCCCTCctgcctgctgtgtgtgtgcatcagtggCAGTGTGTACTGTGATGACTCAGATCTGACTCAGATTCCCCCTCTCCCCAAAGAAACCACACACTTCTACGCTCGGTTCAACAAGATCACAGAG ATCAGCTGA